The following proteins come from a genomic window of Thermus neutrinimicus:
- a CDS encoding carbohydrate ABC transporter permease, whose translation MRFRPGALFVHLLLLLGGLIMAFPFYWMLATSLKSPQEALQAKPIWVPERMKPSNWLKAARLGDSPLWGGLAPGRSVELVFPGKEGPPPRALIPRTPGAFFDPRAEGTRVEVVYREGAWRVRLTNTTEEAFPSLPLVVLWPKEVPLQAPLPPDAIRSQGEHWRLEWVNAVPGALGYLFHNYLEAWHAAPWGRYFFNSFFTALTQVAVGLFLAALAAFALARIPFPGKEAVFVLILATMMVPGEVLLIPNYVLLARLGWLDTYYALIVPWLASVFGIFLLRQFYLSLPQDLFDAARIDGAGYLTQLFRIALPLSLPGLVSYGIFTFLGAYNALLWPLIVTQSPEMRTVQLGLQAFVSEAGSDYGALMAASTFVVLPVILGYFFAQRQFIQGIARSGLK comes from the coding sequence ATGAGATTTAGGCCCGGTGCCCTCTTCGTCCACCTGCTCCTCCTCCTTGGGGGGCTCATCATGGCCTTCCCCTTCTACTGGATGCTGGCCACCAGCCTAAAAAGCCCCCAGGAGGCCTTGCAGGCCAAGCCCATCTGGGTTCCGGAGCGCATGAAGCCCAGCAACTGGCTTAAGGCGGCCCGGCTGGGGGATAGCCCCCTTTGGGGGGGATTGGCGCCTGGAAGAAGCGTGGAGCTGGTTTTTCCTGGGAAGGAGGGGCCTCCGCCCAGGGCCCTGATTCCCCGCACCCCCGGGGCCTTCTTTGACCCCCGGGCGGAGGGCACCCGGGTGGAGGTGGTTTACCGGGAAGGGGCTTGGCGGGTACGGCTGACCAACACCACGGAGGAAGCCTTTCCCTCTTTGCCCCTGGTGGTTCTCTGGCCTAAGGAGGTTCCTCTGCAGGCTCCCTTGCCGCCCGATGCTATCCGTTCCCAAGGGGAGCACTGGCGGCTGGAGTGGGTGAACGCGGTGCCCGGGGCCTTGGGCTATCTTTTCCACAACTACCTCGAGGCCTGGCACGCTGCCCCCTGGGGGCGCTACTTCTTCAATAGCTTCTTCACCGCTTTGACCCAGGTGGCGGTGGGGCTTTTCCTGGCAGCCCTGGCGGCTTTTGCCTTGGCCCGCATTCCCTTTCCTGGCAAGGAGGCGGTGTTCGTCCTGATCCTAGCCACCATGATGGTGCCGGGGGAGGTGCTCCTCATCCCCAACTACGTGCTTCTGGCCAGGCTGGGCTGGCTGGACACCTACTATGCCCTTATCGTGCCCTGGCTGGCCTCGGTGTTTGGCATCTTCCTCCTCCGGCAGTTCTACCTTTCCTTGCCCCAGGATCTTTTTGATGCCGCCCGGATCGACGGGGCGGGGTACCTGACCCAGCTTTTCCGCATCGCCTTGCCCTTAAGCCTCCCTGGCCTGGTGTCCTATGGCATCTTCACCTTCCTGGGGGCCTATAACGCCCTCCTTTGGCCCCTTATCGTCACCCAAAGCCCGGAGATGCGTACGGTGCAGCTGGGCTTGCAGGCCTTTGTTTCCGAGGCGGGGTCGGACTATGGCGCCTTGATGGCGGCCAGCACCTTTGTGGTCCTTCCCGTGATCCTGGGCTACTTCTTCGCCCAGCGCCAGTTCATCCAGGGGATCGCCCGCTCGGGGCTCAAGTAG